Proteins encoded together in one Hymenobacter monticola window:
- a CDS encoding carboxypeptidase-like regulatory domain-containing protein, producing MRLLLFAFLLLGRSLGAGSATGQALAPLVLTGAVRDGQTQRPVPYASVSLLHTTVGTVSNGEGAFRLQVAGHAADTVLVQALGYAAQKQALSATLLANPPVFSLQPQAMELAPVRVTGPSPTALLNQAVRQTRADMASPLLLKTYYREFVTRDGVYTKFADALIDYYLEANPRQPEHPTVQAQVLQSRVGESPAHGGGLLTALLPKPLDVTMAGDYYNILQSSPFLDSTAFYFYTYRLQVLVADAETNEATGYVITCTPRTRAERHLRQATVYIDPTTLHIRRIESEVPVALQPYNYSVRAGVVSANVTTFYKRLEYREVHGRVYPAFVRMERGWQVVALAKAPTQYNFSSELVVTDLGANPAPIPHAQRYAGPLFRRGTRYEYPYWLESNAVAATKAEERAIQELSK from the coding sequence ATGCGTTTGTTATTGTTCGCTTTTCTGCTGCTGGGGCGAAGTTTGGGCGCCGGCTCCGCGACGGGGCAAGCGTTGGCACCGCTGGTGCTAACGGGTGCCGTTCGGGACGGCCAAACACAGCGTCCCGTGCCGTACGCTTCGGTCAGCCTTTTGCACACAACGGTGGGCACCGTCAGCAACGGCGAGGGGGCCTTTCGCTTGCAGGTGGCCGGCCACGCCGCAGATACCGTGCTCGTGCAGGCCTTGGGCTACGCGGCACAGAAACAGGCGCTTTCGGCCACCCTGCTGGCAAACCCGCCGGTTTTTTCCTTGCAGCCCCAAGCGATGGAATTGGCCCCCGTGCGCGTCACGGGGCCCTCGCCGACCGCGTTGCTCAACCAAGCGGTGCGCCAGACGCGCGCCGACATGGCCAGCCCGTTATTGCTCAAAACCTACTACCGGGAGTTTGTGACCCGCGACGGCGTGTACACCAAATTTGCCGACGCGCTGATTGATTATTATTTGGAAGCCAATCCCCGGCAACCCGAACACCCGACCGTCCAAGCCCAGGTGTTGCAGTCGCGGGTCGGGGAATCCCCCGCCCACGGCGGGGGGCTGTTGACCGCGTTGCTCCCCAAACCCCTGGATGTGACAATGGCCGGCGATTACTATAACATCTTGCAAAGCAGTCCTTTTCTGGACAGCACGGCGTTCTATTTTTATACGTATCGTCTCCAGGTGCTGGTCGCCGATGCGGAGACGAACGAGGCGACGGGTTACGTCATCACCTGCACGCCCCGCACCCGCGCCGAACGCCACCTGCGGCAGGCGACGGTGTACATTGACCCCACCACGCTGCACATTCGGCGCATTGAGTCCGAAGTACCCGTGGCCTTGCAACCGTACAATTACAGCGTGCGCGCGGGTGTCGTGTCCGCCAACGTGACCACGTTCTACAAGCGGTTGGAATACCGGGAGGTGCACGGCCGGGTGTATCCCGCGTTTGTTCGCATGGAGCGGGGGTGGCAAGTGGTGGCGTTGGCGAAAGCCCCAACCCAGTATAATTTCTCCAGCGAATTGGTGGTGACGGATTTGGGCGCGAACCCCGCTCCAATCCCCCACGCGCAGCGCTACGCGGGCCCGTTATTCCGCCGGGGGACCCGGTACGAATACCCTTATTGGCTGGAAAGCAACGCGGTAGCGGCCACGAAAGCAGAGGAACGAGCCATTCAGGAGCTAAGCAAATAG